In Limisphaera ngatamarikiensis, the genomic stretch ACGGTTCGGGCACCAGTCGCAGGTCTTCGAACGAGACCGTGTAGGTGCCGGTGTACCCGCCGGGATCGAGTTGGAGGTGCAGATGGGTGAGGGTGGCCAGGTCCAGGCCCGGCACGGTGCCGGGCTCGGTCCACGTGGGCTGGTCCACGCGCCTGGTGAGGACGTGGGAACCCAGGGTTTGGCCGTACCAGGCGTAATTGTAGGCCGTGCCGTCAGCGTCTTTGAGGGTGACGATCGGGCCGAGGAACCCGCTGGCTTCCGGCGGACCGCTGAGGGTGACGGTGAGTTGGAGGAGGTCGTAGCCGGTACCGTCAATGGTGCCGAGGTACTTCCAGTTGCTGCCGTAGCCGGAGGCGGTGATGGTGTAGGCCGTGGGCCCGGAAACGACCGTGCCCGTGGCCCAGGAGGCGTACAAGGCGTCGGAGGTGAAGTTGTCGAAGGTGCTGATGACGACGTCGGCCCGGGCGGTGCAGCCGAGGGCCAGTGCCAGGGTCAGAAACGAGGCATGCGTTTTCATGGTTGAGAACTCCAGAGTGAAAACCAGTTCGACGCTACTCTAAGCGGTCCGGGGGCGGAGACCAGTCGCATGAAGTGGGGACATGGACCCGCAGCGACCTCGGAAAGACATCGCGGAGGCACAGAGCGCATAAACCCCGGAGGCACGGAACGAAAGGAACCCGGGGAGGGACGGGCGACACAAAGGTCGTGCACAGAGGTGCCGTGCGGATGAAACACGCATGGGAGGGGCGCAGTCCTCTGTGCCCGTTTACCTTATCCCGGGAGGGGCACAGTCCTCTGTGCCCGCAAATCTTCAGATCGCGGGGGCGCGGTCGATCCCGGCCTGGCGGAGTGTGTGGAGGGCCTTGCGATTCGGTGGTACCCCGGGAGGGGCACGGTCCTCTGGGCCCGTTCATTCTTGCGGACGGCGAGGACGCCGTCCCTCCCAACGATCCATTCAGGGAGGGGCGCAGTCCTCTGTGCCACAGGCAGGATTGCCTGTGCCACCCAGCAGAGCGAAAACGCACCCTCCGGGAGGGGCACGGTCCCCTGTGCCCGTTTACCTTATCCCGGGAGGGGCGCAGTCCCCTGCGCCCGT encodes the following:
- a CDS encoding PEP-CTERM sorting domain-containing protein (PEP-CTERM proteins occur, often in large numbers, in the proteomes of bacteria that also encode an exosortase, a predicted intramembrane cysteine proteinase. The presence of a PEP-CTERM domain at a protein's C-terminus predicts cleavage within the sorting domain, followed by covalent anchoring to some some component of the (usually Gram-negative) cell surface. Many PEP-CTERM proteins exhibit an unusual sequence composition that includes large numbers of potential glycosylation sites. Expression of one such protein has been shown restore the ability of a bacterium to form floc, a type of biofilm.); this encodes MKTHASFLTLALALGCTARADVVISTFDNFTSDALYASWATGTVVSGPTAYTITASGYGSNWKYLGTIDGTGYDLLQLTVTLSGPPEASGFLGPIVTLKDADGTAYNYAWYGQTLGSHVLTRRVDQPTWTEPGTVPGLDLATLTHLHLQLDPGGYTGTYTVSFEDLRLVPEPSVWALLALGGPALLLRRRRA